In Schizosaccharomyces osmophilus chromosome 1, complete sequence, the genomic window TgcaaaaccaatttttaAGATTTCGGGTAGTTGAGACATACGCAGCTAACGATTAGTTATAATCCTTCAAGTAACTTAACTTACCATGTTTCGCCATGCTAGCAACTAATGTTTCACAATctgctttggaaaaaacCTCCTTTTTGGATGATACAATTGGTAAACGTATGTGATGACATCTTACCCTTTCTGAGCTTTCAACTGTCCTGTAGAAAGTAAGGACTTGGATAGAAGCAGTTTGGCTTAGTATACTAGCGGTTTGTTCTAGTTCAAAATAGATAGCGGTCTCTGAATTTATCGCAGAAATGTTTACCACGTTGTCCTTGGGATAGTCAGCAACTTCTCCTGCTTTAATTTGCTTAACCCGGAGACCCTTTGAAGCGgaaatctttatttttacatGGGTGCCTATGAATCCACTCAAAGATTCTAATACATCCTCCTTCAAAGTTGACTGTGCCGAACTACTAGTTAGATAGAAGTGGTAATTTCCACCTGTTTTTAAACATAGTTGTTCGATCAAGTCATTATATATTTCTGAATCGTTTTCCAACATGAATAAGTCTATGGAAATTCCATGTTCGATCAAGCGCTGTGTGTACAATTGCAATGATTGCTgtctccttcttttctctaGCAATGAAGGATACTCTGTATAGCGAGTTAGCATATTGTATACACAAAGAACTTACGTTTTTGTATAGTGTTATCCAGTCCAAGGACATGTATCTTTCCTTGCCTTTCTTCAAGCAGTTTAGCTGTGATTTTCACAGCGTGTAATAAGGCATTGCATCCATTGGCCTTATCATCAGAACTGTTTTCAATGTGGCTCAAAATACGAACTACGTCCAATCGATTTTGATTTGGATCAATGGAAGTATCATAGGGAAATACCAATTCATCCTCTTCGAGATCGACCATAACATTTTCGTTAACCCTTTGATTCTAAATTAGGTTAGTAAATCCTTGATTTTACACTGGGAGACTTACGGACAAGCGATAAAAGTGTAAAGCATTGTCATAGCCAATAAACAGGACCCTAGATTTCGAAAACTTGGTTTGATATTTTTCGCTTGCTAGTGTAAACTTGATAGCCTCGGCTATACTTCGTTTGAATCCGGTGCTTGCTGAAGTACGAGATATGTCAATTAGAAAGATATTTAGAAATGGACTTTTGGCTGAAGGTTCCTTTAGCAAAGCATCAAATGATGGTTTCATCAGGTTATTTTCTGTGGAGCCTTCTCTCTCCATTAtcatattttgaagaagacaGCTAAAGTCATCTGTTATACTATTGCAGATATCGCAAAACTCACATCTCCATTGTGAACCGCTAAAAATTGCGCTACTGTGGAAACTAAAGTATGCACCGCAAGTTACGCAATGTGGAATTGataattccttttcattttcccAGTTGTACACGCAGCTAGGATTACCGATTGAAAATGGATGTGCGATAGAGGAGAAAGGCAAGCTAGAAGAAATTTCGTTGGGACTTTTCGGGACGGCCCTGTATACCgaacgaagaaaacaaggatCTGTTGAATCTTTTAGAGAAAAAGTATAGTCAGTCAAAACCGTAGGAACACAATCGCTTGTAACGGGATCGTAAGagactttggaaaagtaaTTGCGGTTTTCCAGACGCTCAGACAAAATTGGATTAAACCTTCCTACAGTGAAGTCGCTGAGCTCACTCTCGCTGGTACTGGAcgaaaatgattttgttaTCCACTCGTCATCCAAATGCGTGTAGTAAGGACTCGAGATTGCAACTTCGTCAGTACTATTTCTCGAAGAACAGTTGGGGGAACATGACAAAGGCCCACTTATGGAAAAGGCcatattaaaaaaaaaaaaacaccaaaaaaaaccagGACACAAAATCTGAGCTACCAAGAGCTAATGTCTTAGTTTGGCGGCCAGATACCAGCAACCGGGAAAAGTCGTGCAAAGAGAC contains:
- a CDS encoding zinc finger, Sec23/Sec24-type, producing MAFSISGPLSCSPNCSSRNSTDEVAISSPYYTHLDDEWITKSFSSSTSESELSDFTVGRFNPILSERLENRNYFSKVSYDPVTSDCVPTVLTDYTFSLKDSTDPCFLRSVYRAVPKSPNEISSSLPFSSIAHPFSIGNPSCVYNWENEKELSIPHCVTCGAYFSFHSSAIFSGSQWRCEFCDICNSITDDFSCLLQNMIMEREGSTENNLMKPSFDALLKEPSAKSPFLNIFLIDISRTSASTGFKRSIAEAIKFTLASEKYQTKFSKSRVLFIGYDNALHFYRLSNQRVNENVMVDLEEDELVFPYDTSIDPNQNRLDVVRILSHIENSSDDKANGCNALLHAVKITAKLLEERQGKIHVLGLDNTIQKQYPSLLEKRRRQQSLQLYTQRLIEHGISIDLFMLENDSEIYNDLIEQLCLKTGGNYHFYLTSSSAQSTLKEDVLESLSGFIGTHVKIKISASKGLRVKQIKAGEVADYPKDNVVNISAINSETAIYFELEQTASILSQTASIQVLTFYRTVESSERVRCHHIRLPIVSSKKEVFSKADCETLVASMAKHAAYVSTTRNLKNWFCRKIIDLLVEYRGQQGKDPEIYENLPGNLQSYPSYMMALMKSRVFINNPSKPGRNTYFNFRIKTGHVKIICMMIYPLIIPLHNMGFKSGFEDSDCQLNIPEPIAASSRCLKINGIYLSFIQGKIYLWTHGGVPSTSFCTFLDSGKGNIPMQTSNPHEYKSRFAIQIENICNYLTKITEVDFSRVHYISQQDNGETQKEILECSFGLVEDQLFNSMDLEQFQNNLKVLAQEKGQNKGTFSSLNVKDVKSFFHKIRFQKQDIFKQIA